The Coriobacteriia bacterium genomic interval GCGGAGTGGCTCACACGGTGATGCTGACCGGCGACAACGAGGTCACTGCAGCCGCTGTGGCGGCGCGTGCGGGGCTCTCGGCACACATGGCTGGCCTGCTTCCGGCCGACAAGGTCGAGGCCGTGGTGCGCCTCAAGGAACGCTACGGCTCGGTGGCGATGGTTGGCGACGGTGTCAACGATGCGCCGGCCTTGGTCGCTGCCGACCTCGGTATCGCGATGGGTGCGGCGGGCAGCGACACGGCGCTCGAGACTTCCGACGTCGCGCTGATGGCCGATGACCTCTCGGCGCTGCCGAGTTTCTTCGCGCTGGGGCGGCGCACGCTGCGCACCATCAAGCAGAACGTAGGCTTCTCCGTGGTGGTCAAGGTTGTCGTTCTGGTCGCCGCGGTGCTCGGGTATGCGAACATGTGGCTGGCGGTGTTTGCCGATACCGGCGTCGCGCTGCTTGTGATTCTCAACGGGATGCGGCTCTTGCGCCCGCACCGGGACTGACCCAACCGCACGAGGGGGAAGGTGCGAGAAGTGAACAACGACGACTTCATGCGCTTCATGGCGTCGTGGGCGCTCGTCCACGAGACCGCCGACGAGGGTTGGAAGGCCGCGGTAGCGCGCGGCGAGAGTGTGGAGCCCGGCGAGATGGAGCAGGGCCCCGAGGCGTTCGTCGATGGCCTGTCGGCGATGATCGCCGAGCGCAAGGCGCAGCTCAAGGCGGAACTCGCGGCCGGTGGCAAGGATGCTGGCGCGGGCACCGGCGACGTTGCCGAGCACCTCGACGAGCTCAGCTTCGAGGTAGGCGAGCTGCGCGGTCGGCTCGAGTCGATGCAGGCCTCACTCGACGCGCTGCTTGCGCGCACCGAGCCGAAGGCCGAGTAGCGCCGTGGCCTCCCGAGGCCTTCACATCGCCGGTGTCGCTGCACGCAGGTCGACCGCCGCGGCCTTTCAAGGTCGCTTCGGGCTGACCGGCGGGGCTGTGGCGCGCAATGCCCAGGCGCGGCAGCTCAGGCTCGCGTTCGAGGAGCTCGGACCTGCGTGGATCAAGCTCGGCCAGCTCATCTCGGTTCGCCCAGATCTCTTTCCCGCCGAGTGGATCTTCGAAATGGAGCTGCTGCGCGACAACGTCCCTGCGCTACCAGCTACCGCCATCCGACGCGTCATCGCCCAGGACTTTGGCCGCCCTCCTGAGGCGATCTTCGCGAGCTTCGAGGACGTCCCAGTCGCCTCGGCGTCGATCGCGCAGGTGCATCGCGCGACTCTGGCGGCTGAGTACCGGCCCGTGGTGGGCGAGACACTGCCCGCGGGCACGCCGCTCGCGATCAAGGTCGTGCGCCCCGGTGTCGAGCAGTCAGTGCTGGCCGACATCGCCGCGGCGCGGCCGCTGGTCGAGCGCATCGCGAGGCTCGGCGCGGTTCAGCGCTTCAACTTGCCTACGCTGCTCGAGGAGTTCTCGGCATCGCTGGCAAGCGAGTGCGACCTGCGCAACGAGGCGCGCGTCGCCGACCGTTTTGCGTTCGACTTCCGAGCTGACCCGCTGGTCTTTGTGCCCCGCGTCGTGTGGCCGCTGACGTCTCGGCGGGTCGTGACGATGGAGTTCGCCGACGGCTGGCGCTTGAGCGATATGGACGACGCGGCGCGGCGCGGCATCGACGGGCGGGCACTGGCGATTCACGGCGCCGACGTGTTCATGCGCAGCGTGCTGGAGCTGGGCCGCTACCACGCCGACCTGCACCCTTCAAACGTGTTCGTCACACCGGATAGCCGCATCTGCTACCTGGACTTTGGGATCGTCGGAACCACCGCGCCATCGCAGCGAGAGTCGATCGCGCAGGTTCTGGCAGCAACCGTCTATGGAGATCCCGATCGCGCGCTTCGCTACAGCGCCGAGTTGGGGCTCGAGGTGCCTCAGTCCAAGGTCGCCGAGGTACGCCGACTCGTGGGCGAGCTGATGGCCACGACGCTCGGCGCGCCACGCGACGTGCGCGGCTTTGCGATCGGCTTTCTGCGCATCATGAACGACGCTGGCGTGGAGATCCCAGTGGGCTACGGGCTGCTGGTCAAGGCGCTGGTGACCGTCGAGGGCGTCGCGCAAGCCATCTACCCCGACATCGACATCATGGATGCCGCAAAACCGTACGCCACGCAGCTGATCGCCCAACAGATGATGTCGCCTGCGCGCCTCTACGCGCGGCTTCCCGGTGCGTTGAGGGCTGCGATGCGAGAGCTGGCCGGGTAGGCCGCTGGGCGGCTGGGTCGGCACGTCGTCGCGCCGACGGTCGCGAGCTTTAGGCCGTTTCGCGCTCCGCGTCGGCGAGGACCTCGTTCATCGAGCCGGTGCGGTAGCCCTCGAGGTCCAGCGCCCCGTAGCTAAAGCCGGCGTCCCGCACGGCGGCGGCGATTTCGAGTCGCTTGGCCCAGGCAGCGTCGAGCTCCTCGGGAGCCACTTCGATGCGGGCGATCGTTCCATGCGCACGCACGCGGAACTGCCCGATTCCCAGCTCGCGAACGGCGACTTCGGCCGCGGCGACGCGCGCCAGGCCCTCGTCGGTGATGGGCTCGTAGTAGGGGAAACGCGATGCGAGGCATGCCATCGACGGCTTGTCCCAGTTGGGCAAGCCCAGCTCGTTGGCAAGCTCGCGGATCTCGTCTTTGGTCAATCCAACGTCAGCCAGCGGGCTCGCGACTCTGAGTTCGGCGGCCGCGCGGCGTCCCGGACGGTAGTCGCCCAAGTCGTCGGCGTTGCTTCCGTCGGCGACCCACGTTAGCCCCTCGACCTCGGCCACCCGCCCAAGCAGAGTGAACAGCTCCATCTTGCAGTGGTAGCAGCGGTCCGGGTTGTTCGCCGAGAACCGTGGGTCGGCCAGCTCGTCGGTCTCGACCTCGATGAGTCGCAGCCCCAGACGTGCGGCTAGTGCCTGAGCGCCAGCGATCTCGGAGTCCGGGTACGTCGCCGACGACGCCAGCACTGCTGCGGCGTTCTCGCCGAGCTCGGCGTGTGCGGCAAACGCCAGAAGTGTCGAGTCGACCCCGCCCGAGAAGGCGACGAGCACGCTTCCGAGTTCACGGAGGCGAGCAAGCAGTGCATCGTACTTCTCGGCTGTGCTCATTCGGGGCGGCTCCTCGCGTTGTTGGTGGGTGCAGTATACCCGCGCCTCGCGTCGCAGGCTCGGCGCGCGGCGATTCGCACGGACTGAGTGCTAGTAGCTCGGCGGTTCAGCGCTACGGTCCCAGAGGTCTTCCTCGATGCCGTCATGCAAAGCGGTCGCGCGCGCCGCCGCGAAGAGCAGATCCGAGATACGGTTGAGGAATGCGAGCGAGTGAGCATCCACCGGCGCCTCGGAGGAGAGCGCGGCCACTCGGCGTTCTGCACGCCGGACGATAGTGCGCGCGAGGTGCAGGCGCGTGGCCGCCTCTCCGCCGGATGCCAGGACGAAGCCGCGCCATGCGCCTTCCGCTTGTACGAGCTGGTCGATAGCTGCCTCGAGGAACGCGACGTCGGCGTCGGATACCGCAGGTTCATCGGAGGACGGATTGGCGAGCGAAGAGGTGATGTTGAAGAGCCGGTGCTGGGCGAAGAGCAGGGCGGCTTGGAGGACCGGGTCGGTCACGGCTTGGCGAGCAAAGCCGAGCGCCGCTGCGGCTTCGTCGACCGTGCCGTACGCCTCGACGCGCGTCGAGGCCTTGCTCGTGCGCGAGCCGTCCGCCAGACCCGTCTGTCCGCTGTCGCCGCGCCGCGTGTAGATGCCCATACGCTGGTTCTCCTGCGTCCGATGATTGTGCGAGGGCTTATCGTACCGCTGCTGCGGGACGTGGCAAGGCACGGGGTGCCACGGCAGCGCTAGTGAATCTCTCGCAGCCGCATTGCCAGGTGGCCGAGAACGCCGGGATCGTCGACGACGCTGCCATCGGCGCCCACCACATGAAAGGTATCCAGCGCGATCCCGTCGACCGTCAGCACCTTGGCCCAGCGGATGTCGAGCCCAGTGGCCGAGACAGCGCGCGCCAGATCGTGGAGCAGCCCCGGACGGTCGGGCGCCGAGACACGCACTGCGGTGTCCCAGCCCGCCGAGATCGTCTCGACGCGCACGGGGCCGCTCTGACGGGCCGGGTAGTGCTTTCGGCGCTCGGCGAGGCGGGTCTGCAACTCGAGGCGGTCGCGCAGTGCCGCGCGCAAGAAGCGCTCGAGCTGGGTGAAGCTTTCGGTGGTGACGGCTCGGCGAGTGGCCGAGGTAACGACGAAACTATCGAGCACTACGCCGTCGCGAGAGCCGTATGCATCGAGCGCCAGGATGTCGAGGCCGGCCAGCGCGAACGCACCGGCGATACGCGCGAGCAGTTCGGGAGCGTCTATGGCCACGACCGTCACCGAGTGCGTGTCCGGCGTTGGGCCGGAACCGACAGCGATCTGCGCCTGCTCGGCGCCACCCATCTGCAGGCCGGCGACGAGGCGCGCGTCACGCACGATCTCGGCGGTGGTGCGGCTGGCCAGGTAGCGTAGCGGCGCGCCCTCAACGAATGCGCACTCGGCGCGCGGGGAGCCCATCATCGACGCGAGCGCCTCGGCGCGCACGGCCTCGCCGCGCTGCGCGATGCCTGCGCCATCGACGTCGTCGGAGAGCGCCGCGTCGAGGCGCGACACGAGCGCGCCAACCAGCGACGCCGTCCAGCGCGACCACGTGGCCGGGCCGGTCGCGAGCGAGTCGGCGGCGGTAAGCAGGTGTAGCGGTGCGAGCAGTTCTCGGCGGGCGATGCGAGCTGCGGCCAGCAGGATCGCGTCCTCGTCGTCCAGGTCGATGCGCGTGGCTGTCTCGGCGAGTGCGAGATGCAGGTGCACCAAGTCGCCGACGTCTTGGGCTGCCGCATCGCTCAGTCCGAATCGGCGCGCGGCCTCCTCGGCGGGCAAGGCGCCCCGGTCCGCGTGCCCTAGGCCTGGCTCGGTTTTGCCGATGTCGTGCGCCAGCCCAGCGACCTGTAAGACGCGCGGATGCTCGATCGCTTCCCGCGAGCGGGCCAGCGCGCCGTCAACCGGCATGTCCGCGATCAATAGCGTCGTGCGAAGCGAGTGGGCACCCACCGTGAACTCGTGGCCGATTCCGGGACGTCGTAGGGTCATCAGGTCGCGGAATCCCGGCAGCAGCGCGTCGAGGCGACCGGCCTGCGCAGCCTCCTCCAGCGCGTCGAGTGCGTTCTGACCTGCGTCGAATAGCGCGAAGAGCGCCTCAGGCGAGAGCGGGGTGTCGGCTTCCACCACGTCGCCGACGGCCCGCCTGCGCACGCGCGACAGCACAAGCGCGGTCTGCGCAAGCGCAAGCTGCACCTCGCCCGCCGAGACCGTCGCGAGCGCCTCGGTTGCATCGAGCGTCATTCGCGCGCCCAGCCCCGCGCGCCCCAGCTCGAAGCGCGCCGCCGAGACAACCTCAGCTGCGTGGCCGACGGTCGCAAGCTCCTCGGCCGTGGCTAGACCGGCGGCCAGCAGCGCCGAGGGATCGTGCGCGACGCTGCCGGAGACGACAGCCGCGGTCCAGACGAGCTCGTCGTAGTCTCGGCGGCCGCCTGCGTCCTCTTTGAGCTCGGGTTCGAGCAAGTATGGCGATCCGGGACGCGGCCTTGCCTCCAGCTCGCGCAGGAGTGTGCGCGAGCGCTTGCGCGCCTCGGCGGCGCCATCGGCGAGCACGTGGGCGACCCACTCCTCGTCGCCGGCCAGCGGGCGGCCCGTGAGCGCCGCGGTGCAGCTAGCGAGATCCTCGCGCATGGCTCGCAGCTGGCCTCTCGGCGTGCGGACCTGGTGGCCGACGTGCAGCCCTGCGTCCCAAAGCGGGTAGAGGACGGCTTCGACGAGCGGCTTGAGCTTGCGTTCATCGGCGTCGGAAAGGACGAGGATGTCCAGGTCGCTGGTGGGCAACATCGCGCCCGAACCCCAGCCGCCGAGCGCCGCTAGGGCGAAGCGGCCGCCCCCAGTCGCAGACGAAGCCGCCCGAGCAAGTTCTCGGACGGCTTCATCGGTCAGTGCTGCAAGTTCTCGTGCGGCCGCCACTCCCGGCTGGGCCGAGGAGATCAGGGCCTGTCGCTGGGAGAGGTAGCTCTCCACCTAGTGTTCTGCT includes:
- a CDS encoding AarF/UbiB family protein, with protein sequence MASRGLHIAGVAARRSTAAAFQGRFGLTGGAVARNAQARQLRLAFEELGPAWIKLGQLISVRPDLFPAEWIFEMELLRDNVPALPATAIRRVIAQDFGRPPEAIFASFEDVPVASASIAQVHRATLAAEYRPVVGETLPAGTPLAIKVVRPGVEQSVLADIAAARPLVERIARLGAVQRFNLPTLLEEFSASLASECDLRNEARVADRFAFDFRADPLVFVPRVVWPLTSRRVVTMEFADGWRLSDMDDAARRGIDGRALAIHGADVFMRSVLELGRYHADLHPSNVFVTPDSRICYLDFGIVGTTAPSQRESIAQVLAATVYGDPDRALRYSAELGLEVPQSKVAEVRRLVGELMATTLGAPRDVRGFAIGFLRIMNDAGVEIPVGYGLLVKALVTVEGVAQAIYPDIDIMDAAKPYATQLIAQQMMSPARLYARLPGALRAAMRELAG
- a CDS encoding HD domain-containing protein is translated as MESYLSQRQALISSAQPGVAAARELAALTDEAVRELARAASSATGGGRFALAALGGWGSGAMLPTSDLDILVLSDADERKLKPLVEAVLYPLWDAGLHVGHQVRTPRGQLRAMREDLASCTAALTGRPLAGDEEWVAHVLADGAAEARKRSRTLLRELEARPRPGSPYLLEPELKEDAGGRRDYDELVWTAAVVSGSVAHDPSALLAAGLATAEELATVGHAAEVVSAARFELGRAGLGARMTLDATEALATVSAGEVQLALAQTALVLSRVRRRAVGDVVEADTPLSPEALFALFDAGQNALDALEEAAQAGRLDALLPGFRDLMTLRRPGIGHEFTVGAHSLRTTLLIADMPVDGALARSREAIEHPRVLQVAGLAHDIGKTEPGLGHADRGALPAEEAARRFGLSDAAAQDVGDLVHLHLALAETATRIDLDDEDAILLAAARIARRELLAPLHLLTAADSLATGPATWSRWTASLVGALVSRLDAALSDDVDGAGIAQRGEAVRAEALASMMGSPRAECAFVEGAPLRYLASRTTAEIVRDARLVAGLQMGGAEQAQIAVGSGPTPDTHSVTVVAIDAPELLARIAGAFALAGLDILALDAYGSRDGVVLDSFVVTSATRRAVTTESFTQLERFLRAALRDRLELQTRLAERRKHYPARQSGPVRVETISAGWDTAVRVSAPDRPGLLHDLARAVSATGLDIRWAKVLTVDGIALDTFHVVGADGSVVDDPGVLGHLAMRLREIH
- the larE gene encoding ATP-dependent sacrificial sulfur transferase LarE is translated as MSTAEKYDALLARLRELGSVLVAFSGGVDSTLLAFAAHAELGENAAAVLASSATYPDSEIAGAQALAARLGLRLIEVETDELADPRFSANNPDRCYHCKMELFTLLGRVAEVEGLTWVADGSNADDLGDYRPGRRAAAELRVASPLADVGLTKDEIRELANELGLPNWDKPSMACLASRFPYYEPITDEGLARVAAAEVAVRELGIGQFRVRAHGTIARIEVAPEELDAAWAKRLEIAAAVRDAGFSYGALDLEGYRTGSMNEVLADAERETA
- a CDS encoding cob(I)yrinic acid a,c-diamide adenosyltransferase, translated to MGIYTRRGDSGQTGLADGSRTSKASTRVEAYGTVDEAAAALGFARQAVTDPVLQAALLFAQHRLFNITSSLANPSSDEPAVSDADVAFLEAAIDQLVQAEGAWRGFVLASGGEAATRLHLARTIVRRAERRVAALSSEAPVDAHSLAFLNRISDLLFAAARATALHDGIEEDLWDRSAEPPSY